ATCATCAGCGATAAGTATAGTAGCCACGATTTTCCTCCTCTATTAAGCTTTCATTATATCTGATTTGTTCTTGGGAGTAATGGCGTTATCCGAACTGCCAACCTAACAGATTCCAATAGTAGAAGAACAGAGTCATCGCCACAGCCGAAAGCGCCACTAACGTATAATGCACACGCTTGAAAGCTGTCCAGTATTTATTCTTCCAAACCAGTATAGCCGAGATTAGCAAAGCTAAAGTCAGACCAACCAAAATGATTGGCATAACTAAACTGAGAGAAAGCGAAAGCCTGATTCCGCTGAACTTCTGCATTATGTCCATGGACATAACCACCATAAATAACGTGACGAAAGATAGCAGCGCCCAACCAGCAGTTCCCGCAGACAGTCGGATGGCCCATTTTTCCGGAGGCGTCATCGCCTTAATCTTGCGTCTGGAGAAGAGTAGTCCGAGCAATGCAGTGATGAGAATCAACCCCGAGAACCCTAGTACGATAAGCCAAAATTTATTCTGATCCAACAGTGGCGTACGCTCCAGCGGCATATCCGGGATCATCCCTAAGATCATATGTGTAACTTTACCGGACTCATTCGTGCGGAAGGCAATTTGATCGGTGCCTCCTTCGAGTTGGAACAGATTCGGACCGACTTCACTATACAATTGTTGCTCACTGCCACTTCCCAAGGATAGCTTATTATCCTCAACCGAGACGTTCAGCTGGGCAAAAAAGTTGAAAAACTTATCAATATCACTGATGTTTCGGCGTGTGAATTGATAGGCTCCTGCATATTTCTGAATAGATTCATCAGAAGCAATGAATTCAGGCTGCGTTGCATCAGGAGAAGGGTAGTAGCGGTTGAAAAAGGCTTGGATGAGACCTGCTGCCGAATCACTTCCCTCACCGCCGTTGTAGGATACAAAGATGCCTACATCCTTGGCAGGCACAAGATACAATTCTGTATTGAACATGGGGTCGGAACCACCATGAGTGATCAGTGTGAGATCATTGATTCGTTTCTCTGCGAACCCAAGATCCACTCCCGGCAGACGTTTATCGAATTGAAACGCCGTTGAATGCATTAGTTCTGCCGTCTCGGGTCTCAGAATCTGTTGGCTACCATATTTCCCATGCTGTAGATGTGCAATCATGAAGTGCGCCATATCTACTGCAGATACGGTACCAGAGCCGGCAGGACGAAAACCACCCTCAAATGTAGGTGTGCCAGGTACAAAGCTGCCGTTTTCGCTGTTATACCCTACAACTTTGTAGGGGATGAAGGAATCCGGTAAAGGCTCTACAACAGTCGAATATTTCATGTCGAGCGGATCGAAAATATATTTCTTTATATAATCATTGTAAGGAACACCGCTAACTTCCTCTACAATTAGACCTGCGAGTGTAGCACCGTAGTTTGAATAAGAACTTATCTGTCCGGGTGGTCTTACCCGTGCCAACATATGCTTATTGAGAGTTTCCGAGATTGACCCCGGCAATTTTGCAGGGTCTGTAGTGATTTGATAACCAACGCCACCCTCTTCGAACCCTGCTGTATGTGTCATCAAATGGCGCATCGTGATCGGTTCAGGATAAGTAGCAGGGATCTTTACTGATTTCAGGTAGGTATTAATATCCGTGTCCAGATCAATCTTACCTTGTTCGACCAACTGCATCACTGCTGTCCAGGTGAATAACTTAGTCGTTGAAGCAATTCGAAACATGCTGGTTGTCGGGTCAACTGATTCAGCTTTTTCCAGATTGGAACTGCCATAACCTTTGGCCAAAATAATTCTGTCGTCCTTTACGATGGAGATGACCGCTCCCGGAATTTGTAGCCGATTCATATCTTCTTCCATGATCCCATCTACGAAGGCAGTTAGACCTGCGGTATCATCGAGATTGGCAGGTGCTTCAGTCTGAGTTATGGGTAGCGCGGTTTGATCCGTCCGGGTCTCGGCCGATGCTTGTTTCCCGAAAAACACTAGGTTCGTACCTAATCCGGCGCTAATTACAACCAATAGGGTGAGACCAGCGATTAGTCTTTTTTTATAGATGTTAACATTATTATCCTCCGTATTATCATTTATCGGGATTGGATGATCATCCACCTAACGCTTATAAACATTATCAGAGTAGTGTGAATGGAACGTTAACAAGACTATTTTCATCAGAAGGAAATAAAGACAATTAGGTTACTGAGAATAATACATAGAGAGTTAACGAAAATGAAAGATCTAGGAATGGAAGGATTTAAAGAAAGATGGGATTCAGATTTTCCGATAAACGCCTAAAATGGGCTATCTGAAACTATTCATAAATCAAAGTAAACAGCGGTAGTCAAGGACGTGATTTCATTGTCCTTAGCTATCGCTGTTACTATTAGTGTCAGTCTGCTCTTCTACACTTTCCCGTTTATCGATTAGCGGTAACGCTGTGCGTGGCATTCCCCACATTATTTCTCCGATGGGTGACCTCAAGGGCAGAGAGGTCGCCATCCAGCGCTTTGAGTCCGGGGAGTAACAAGGCTGCGCTAGCACATAACATTGGAAGCAGTCCAGCGATTAGGAACAATACAGGCACACCGTAGTGCTCAGCAATTGCGCCGCCTGCAAAAGCGCCAAAAGGCTGTAAGCTGCCTCCGATCAAAAAGCGAATAGAATTGACTCTTCCTTGCAGATTACTCGGAACTAGGCGTCCGTGTAATGAAGAACTTAAGGAGCCGAAGAAGGGGCTTAAGGTTCCGGTTGCAAAGACGGCAGCGAGAGCAAAAGGAAAACTAGGAACTAACCCCCATAGCGAAGTCACTAAACCTATGGTCCCCAGACTGCCGAGCATGACAAGCCGCCTTTTTTTAATTTCCCCTATCATGGAAATCACACTTAGCCCGACCAATGTTCCAAGAGCGAAAACTGTACTTAGAGTACCCATCGTCGCCGCATCGCGGTGGAGCACTTCGCGTACAAAAGGGACCATCATCGTCCAGACGGCAATTGAGCTTAAATTACTGATGGAGGCCATGACCATAATCATTAGCATTGCAGGGAATTGTTTATAGAAGGTAAAGCCCTCGGCTATTTCACGAACGTAAACGGAGAGGGAGAAACGGCCTTGGGTTGGAGAGGCTTTCGGCAGCTTTTGCAAGCTGAGTAGGGTAGTGATGGCGGCTAAGTAACATAACATGTTGATGCCAAGAGCTGGCAGCGCTCCACTGGCAGCGGTTAACGCACCGGCTAAGGCAGGTCCCAGCAGGGCTGCTGCGCTTTTGCTCCCATCAATGATAGCAAAAGCCCGCACCAGCTTCCGGCTGTCGGCAACGCCAGGAATAACAGCCATCGCTGTTGGCATGAACAGTGCGGCACAGGCGCCGCTGAGGCTCGCGGCAACAAAGAGATGCCATAGCTGCAGTTGGCCAGCCAAGCCCATGCCGAGTGGCAGTGCTATGGCTAGCAATCGAATGGCTGCCAAGGCGGCCATAAAACGGACCCGGTGCAATCGGTCGGACAGCGGTGAGCCGAGCAGGCGTAGCAGCAGTTCAGGTATGCCGGAGCTGAGCGCGAGGGCTCCCATCGCTAGCTTGGATCCCGTCAGCTCATAGACGAGCCATTCCATAGCCAGTAAGCCGAAAGCATCTCCAAAAGCGCTTAAAGTAATGGTCGAGAGTAGACCATAATAGCTGCGTTTTATCATAGCTAGGTAGCTCCTTTTTTTATGCTTAACTCTCCAGATATGTCCCGATTTGCTGGGGCAGCCCATTTAAGGCTTCTAAACGCAGGCTGTACGAAGTGTTTTTAACATTGGTATGGACAATGACCAGTCCGGCTGCTCGCAGCGCAATAAGATGGTAGTGGATTGTACTTTTGGAAAGTCCCACCTCACGCACGATTTCCGTGAAATTCAGTTGTTTGCCTGTGAGTAAACGAAGGATATACAGCCGCGTCTCATCCGACAGCGCTCGGGTAAGGCGGAGTAGTGCTGGAGCAGGCCGTCCAGCTTCCGGAGGGAGAACATCACAAGAGTAGCTGGTGAATACGAATTCATCATACATAGAGGTAGTAACCAATGGACGAGCATGATATTGCGGAATAATAATGACCTGCTTCAGATGCTCAGTTGGATAGAGGCGCATTCCTTCGGTTGCTGCTTCAAAGACGTCCATGTCATTGTTACCGTTCAACGTCGCTCTTCTTGATTCGGCTTCCTGTTCAAGTCCCTTGATGATATTAGGGTCAATTCCACTGAAGTATCCCGCATTCCATTCGCGCAAGATGTCAGAGGCAGTGTCTCTGAGTTCCGCAAGGTTAGAGGGAACCGATTGACCGAAACGTCCGGAGATTTCATACAGTTCGCCCGAAGATAAACCGTCGAACCAAACCAAAAATCCTTCTACCGAACGCTCCCCCGGACAAGACCAAATATAGGGAGCCAAACTGAAATCATCAAGTTTCTTAACGACCTCTTGCATTTTACGAAGCAGCATTGGCGCGAATCTTGCTTGAACATCGCGTACCCAGAGCTTGCCGGAATCCATAGCAGTATGGTTTTGCTTGCTTAGAAAAGCGGTCATACTACTAACACATTCATACATGGGTGCAAAATCGACTTCTACTTTATATTCCATGACTTGCTCCATTCCTTCAGTGAGTTACTGAATCAGAATTAGTTCTATAAATATAGAACTGTTAATTGGTTTCATTGTAAACGAACTAATCATTCTTTTCAATAGCCATTAGACTGAAAAATAAGAGAATTTTTTATTATGAAAAAAACAGTTCCACTGGGCACGTTTTGTGCACTAGGAACTGCTTGTTAATGTATACACAATTTATTTGCTTTTAAGGAGTTCACATTCTGTCTACAGGTTCATAATGAAGAGACTAGGTTAAGAAGTAAGCCAGGCGAGGAAACCGATAATAAACCAAATGAAGAGCTAGTCCAACCAATCAATGAAATATAATCAATTGATTATATAAGCGTATGGTTATATAATGAATCTGAAAATGAAATAAAGAAGGTGTTATTGGACTTGAAGGACGCAAATGATTTGACTCAGGGTCCTATTATGCCTACCTTAATGAAATTAACGCTTCCCATTATTGCAACGAATTTCATCTCTACTACTTATGGTCTAGTCGATATGATTTGGGTTGGAAGATTAGGAAGTGGTCCGGTTGCCGCGATTGGTACGGCGAGTTTTTTCATTAATCTAGCGATTGCTTTATCGACAATGGTTACGATCGGCACAGGGATTAAGGTGGCGCATTGTATGGGATCTGGTCAGATAGAGAAGGCTAAATCTTATATAAAGAACGGATTTATGATGTCTACTTTACTAGGACTTCTCTATATGTGTTTAGTTCTATTAACCAAGAATCAGTTGATTGGTTTTTTTGATCTTGGAAGTGATGACGTTGAACGGATGGCTAGACAATTTCTAATGATTTCGATCTTTGGGACGGTATTTTCTATTGTTAATACATTGTTTGCAACCCTTTTAAACGCTATGGGAAATAGTAAACAACCGTTTCAGATCTTCTCTATTGGTCTTATGGTTAATATTGTCCTCGATCCATTTTTAATTTTTGGCTGGGGCAGTTTTGAAGGATGGGGAGTCGCTGGAGCAGCTATTGCAACATTAACGGCGAACATCTTGGTTACGGCTCTTTTTATCATGAAGACAAGAAAGTCAGAAATCATTTCAAACACATCAACGTGGGACAGTAGCCAAATGAAAGAAGTCATCCGCATGGGGCTTCCCATTACGATCCAACGGGTTACTTTTACGATCATATCGATCATCATTGCCAAGATCATTGTGCGTTTTGGGGCGGATGCCATTGCGGTTCAAAAAGTTGGGATTCAAATTGAATCTATTTCTTATATGACCATTGGAGGACTACAGGGAGCTATTGCTGCTTTTTTTGGTCAAAATTATGGAGCACGCCGATTCGATCGAATTAGGCAAGGTTATCGTCAGGCGCTAATCTTAACCTCCATCTTTGGTGTGATCGTGTCGCTTATATTTATTGCGTTTCCGCAGCAGCTATTTTCATTATTTTTATCAGACCAGACGAGTATGGCATTAGGCGCAGATTATATGCGGATCATCGGATACTCACAATTGTTCATGTGTATGGAATTGATGACAGTCGGTGCTTTTAACGGCATTGGTCAAACTCACATTCCACCGATCTTTAGTATTACATTTACTGCACTCCGAATTCCGCTAGCCCTGCTATTATCCGAACCTTTTGGCTTGAATGGAGTGTGGATGTCGATTGCGCTAAGCAGTGTGTTCAAGGGTGTTATTCTTGTGTTCTGGTTTAGAAGATCTTTGTTCAGAATGAACAAACAGCAGGTAGACTACTAAGCAAAGGATGAGCGTAGAAATGGCTTTATTAAATCGTAGACTCATACAGCTCTTAAGAGATAACCATTTGAATAAGGAGCTTTTTCACGGTGAATTTGGTTTGGAAAAAGAAAATGTCAGAGTGGATCCAGAAGGGAACCTTGCGCTGACACCACATCCAAAAGCCTTTGGCAACAAAATGGAGAACCCCTATATTCAAACGGATTTCTCAGAGAGTCAGATTGAAATGGTGACACCCTCTTTTGATTCTATTGAAGAGACTTATAACTTTCTGGAGGCGCTGCAGGATATTGTGTCGCTAGAGCTTAAGGAAGAATATCTGTGGCCGAGTAGTAATCCTCCCATGCTGCCGAACGATAAGGACATTCCCATTGCCAAGATGGGTAATCCGGTAGAGGACGAGTATAGACATCAGTTAGCGGATAAGTATGGACGCAAAAGACAATTGCTGAGCGGAATTCATTATAATTTCTCTTTTGACGAACCATTTCTTAAACAGCTTCATGACATTGTAGATCCGCAGATGAGCTATAAAGATTTCAAAGATGCTACTTATTTAAAAATAGCCCGCAACCTATTGCGATACCGCTGGCTTCTAATCTATTTAACAGGTGCTAGTCCTGTTTTTGATAAGACTTATATGGAGCAATGTGTCGCACGAGGCGAGTCGGATGATCAGAATAGCTATTATGTTCAAAATATGAATTCACTTCGGAATAGCGAATGCGGATATCGAAATGAAAAACCTCTTTATGTTTCCTTTGATTCACTTACGGACTATGTACATGATTTACAAACGTTGATCGACTCAGAGGAATTATTAAGTGTAAAAGAGTTCTATAGCCCAGTTAGAGTGAAGACGGCAAGAGGCAAACATCCGTTAGAGGAGCTGCTGCAGGATGGGATTGCTTATATAGAGCTTCGTTTTATTGATCTGAATCCACTCTATAAAATAGGAATTAGCAAAGAAACAATGACTTTCATTCATTTGTTTATCCTGTACATGCTATTGAAAGAGGACGAACCGTTCGGGGTAGAGGATCAGAAGATGGCAAACCTTAATCATGATCAATTGATCATGGAGGGGATCAAAGGCTGCTTGCATGATTACGGAGATTCTTGCGGGACGATGGAGCAGAAGGCTTTAACTTGTATTCAAGAGATGCAGGATATGATTCAGTTGTTGAACCCAGAAGATAAAGAATTCACGAACATTCTGAACGAAGCCAAGGATAAGATTCTGAATCCAGATCAGAGTTTTGCCGCGATTGTGAAGTCAGAAGTTCAACAATCCTCTTTCGTACAATATCATCTGAATAAAGCTAAACAGTATGCTGAGGAAAGTCTTGCGAACGGATACCGATTTGTGGGATATGAGGATCTGGAGCTATCTACACAGCTTCTACTAAAAGCAGCAGTTAAACGTGGGATTAAATTTCAATTGCTCGATCGAGAAGAGAATTTCGTTCTACTTACAAAAGGCGATCATAAAGAATACGTTAAGCAAGCTACGAAGACATCCTTGGATTCTTACAGCACGGTACTAATTATGGAGAATAAAATTGTTACGAAGGAGGTCCTCAAACAACAGGGCATTCGTGTTCCCGCAGGTGAAGCATTTGGAGATCTGGAAGCAGCAATGAATGCATATGATACTTATCGTGATAAGGCTATTGTGATCAAGCCCAAATCAACGAACTTTGGACTCGGTATTACTATTTTTACAGATGAATTCTCCAAAGAAGATTATCAAAAAGCCTTCGCAATTGCCTTTGAGCATGATCGAACAGTACTGCTTGAGGAATTTATGACGGGGAAAGAATATCGTTTTCTAGTGATGGGCGATGAAGTAGTCGGAGTATTGCACCGGGTTCCGGCGAATGTGGTCGGTGATGGTGTACATACGATAGAAGAGCTGGTCCACGAAAAAAATAAGGATCCGCTAAGAGGTCGTGGCTACAAAACTCCGCTTGAGAAAATTCAGATCGGCGAAGCCGAAGAGATGTTCTTGAAGAACCACGCTCAGGCTTGGAGCGATGTTCCTCCATTTAATGAGGTGATCTTTCTACGGGAGAACTCAAATATTAGTACCGGTGGAGACAGCTTAGACTTTACAGATGAGATCCCAGACAGCTATAAAGATCTAGCCATTCAATCGGCTAAAGCTGCGGGGGCCACGATTTGTGGGGTAGATATGATGATTGATGATATTAAGGAAGATGCGGCAGGTACCAATTATAGCATTATTGAGATCAATTTTAATCCAGCGATTCATATTCACTGTTACCCCTATAAAGGGAAGAATCGCAAAGCGGACGAACGAATTCTGGATCTATTGTTTGGCGAATAAACAGAAGCTCAACCAGTACTTTTGGTTGAGCTTCTGTTTTTAAAATAGTGCAGTATGCACCTCAACTCACTACTTGTTTATGCTAGGAGTTACCCGCTGCTGCAACGCCACTAAAGTTTCTGGCTTGGACGTTATTAAATTGATCTGTTGCCAGTGCATTTGTGAAGATTTCTGCTGTGTACTGAATCTGACCTGCTGCGACAGCCAGCGCTGGTGGGACATCTACTGCTGAGAAACCAAAAGCTTCATTTTCTCTGCTGATTGCTACACCAAATGTTGTGGTGAAAATAATCGTTCCGTTTCTGCGAACATTAATGGTATTGGTGTTGAAAAGAGGATTATTCTCTACTTTCAAAAAACCCGACAAAAGTACGCGGACATTGCCTTGATTGTCAGGCGTGACCCCTACAGTCTGAATACCGATATCTCCAAAAACAAGGGGAGTTGCTGCTAATGGGATAACCACGGGTGTGTTATCTGAAGCAGCTTGGTTGGAAAGTCGTAAATCTACAAACTGGATTGTCATATTATACTCACCTCCTAGAAATAGAATATGAGAGAAGAAGGTTTAACTCTTGGATTCATATAAAATTCATCAGTTACCTACTTGAATGGTTGTATGTTCACCCCTTGTGACACTCTTGTAACAGAGATTCGCTACGATAGCTTACGAGGTGAGAGAATGAAAAAATCTAAAGCTTTTATAGTGTTAATCTTATTGTTGGTTGTAGGGTGTAGTTCAGTAACTCCGCAAGCCAATCAAGAACTGAAGAAAGAAGAGAAGAAGGAAGAGAAGACAGAAAGGAAT
This Paenibacillus sp. FSL R5-0345 DNA region includes the following protein-coding sequences:
- a CDS encoding serine hydrolase domain-containing protein, coding for MDDHPIPINDNTEDNNVNIYKKRLIAGLTLLVVISAGLGTNLVFFGKQASAETRTDQTALPITQTEAPANLDDTAGLTAFVDGIMEEDMNRLQIPGAVISIVKDDRIILAKGYGSSNLEKAESVDPTTSMFRIASTTKLFTWTAVMQLVEQGKIDLDTDINTYLKSVKIPATYPEPITMRHLMTHTAGFEEGGVGYQITTDPAKLPGSISETLNKHMLARVRPPGQISSYSNYGATLAGLIVEEVSGVPYNDYIKKYIFDPLDMKYSTVVEPLPDSFIPYKVVGYNSENGSFVPGTPTFEGGFRPAGSGTVSAVDMAHFMIAHLQHGKYGSQQILRPETAELMHSTAFQFDKRLPGVDLGFAEKRINDLTLITHGGSDPMFNTELYLVPAKDVGIFVSYNGGEGSDSAAGLIQAFFNRYYPSPDATQPEFIASDESIQKYAGAYQFTRRNISDIDKFFNFFAQLNVSVEDNKLSLGSGSEQQLYSEVGPNLFQLEGGTDQIAFRTNESGKVTHMILGMIPDMPLERTPLLDQNKFWLIVLGFSGLILITALLGLLFSRRKIKAMTPPEKWAIRLSAGTAGWALLSFVTLFMVVMSMDIMQKFSGIRLSLSLSLVMPIILVGLTLALLISAILVWKNKYWTAFKRVHYTLVALSAVAMTLFFYYWNLLGWQFG
- a CDS encoding MFS transporter yields the protein MIKRSYYGLLSTITLSAFGDAFGLLAMEWLVYELTGSKLAMGALALSSGIPELLLRLLGSPLSDRLHRVRFMAALAAIRLLAIALPLGMGLAGQLQLWHLFVAASLSGACAALFMPTAMAVIPGVADSRKLVRAFAIIDGSKSAAALLGPALAGALTAASGALPALGINMLCYLAAITTLLSLQKLPKASPTQGRFSLSVYVREIAEGFTFYKQFPAMLMIMVMASISNLSSIAVWTMMVPFVREVLHRDAATMGTLSTVFALGTLVGLSVISMIGEIKKRRLVMLGSLGTIGLVTSLWGLVPSFPFALAAVFATGTLSPFFGSLSSSLHGRLVPSNLQGRVNSIRFLIGGSLQPFGAFAGGAIAEHYGVPVLFLIAGLLPMLCASAALLLPGLKALDGDLSALEVTHRRNNVGNATHSVTANR
- a CDS encoding ArsR/SmtB family transcription factor; the protein is MEYKVEVDFAPMYECVSSMTAFLSKQNHTAMDSGKLWVRDVQARFAPMLLRKMQEVVKKLDDFSLAPYIWSCPGERSVEGFLVWFDGLSSGELYEISGRFGQSVPSNLAELRDTASDILREWNAGYFSGIDPNIIKGLEQEAESRRATLNGNNDMDVFEAATEGMRLYPTEHLKQVIIIPQYHARPLVTTSMYDEFVFTSYSCDVLPPEAGRPAPALLRLTRALSDETRLYILRLLTGKQLNFTEIVREVGLSKSTIHYHLIALRAAGLVIVHTNVKNTSYSLRLEALNGLPQQIGTYLES
- a CDS encoding MATE family efflux transporter, translated to MKDANDLTQGPIMPTLMKLTLPIIATNFISTTYGLVDMIWVGRLGSGPVAAIGTASFFINLAIALSTMVTIGTGIKVAHCMGSGQIEKAKSYIKNGFMMSTLLGLLYMCLVLLTKNQLIGFFDLGSDDVERMARQFLMISIFGTVFSIVNTLFATLLNAMGNSKQPFQIFSIGLMVNIVLDPFLIFGWGSFEGWGVAGAAIATLTANILVTALFIMKTRKSEIISNTSTWDSSQMKEVIRMGLPITIQRVTFTIISIIIAKIIVRFGADAIAVQKVGIQIESISYMTIGGLQGAIAAFFGQNYGARRFDRIRQGYRQALILTSIFGVIVSLIFIAFPQQLFSLFLSDQTSMALGADYMRIIGYSQLFMCMELMTVGAFNGIGQTHIPPIFSITFTALRIPLALLLSEPFGLNGVWMSIALSSVFKGVILVFWFRRSLFRMNKQQVDY
- the gshAB gene encoding bifunctional glutamate--cysteine ligase GshA/glutathione synthetase GshB, which translates into the protein MALLNRRLIQLLRDNHLNKELFHGEFGLEKENVRVDPEGNLALTPHPKAFGNKMENPYIQTDFSESQIEMVTPSFDSIEETYNFLEALQDIVSLELKEEYLWPSSNPPMLPNDKDIPIAKMGNPVEDEYRHQLADKYGRKRQLLSGIHYNFSFDEPFLKQLHDIVDPQMSYKDFKDATYLKIARNLLRYRWLLIYLTGASPVFDKTYMEQCVARGESDDQNSYYVQNMNSLRNSECGYRNEKPLYVSFDSLTDYVHDLQTLIDSEELLSVKEFYSPVRVKTARGKHPLEELLQDGIAYIELRFIDLNPLYKIGISKETMTFIHLFILYMLLKEDEPFGVEDQKMANLNHDQLIMEGIKGCLHDYGDSCGTMEQKALTCIQEMQDMIQLLNPEDKEFTNILNEAKDKILNPDQSFAAIVKSEVQQSSFVQYHLNKAKQYAEESLANGYRFVGYEDLELSTQLLLKAAVKRGIKFQLLDREENFVLLTKGDHKEYVKQATKTSLDSYSTVLIMENKIVTKEVLKQQGIRVPAGEAFGDLEAAMNAYDTYRDKAIVIKPKSTNFGLGITIFTDEFSKEDYQKAFAIAFEHDRTVLLEEFMTGKEYRFLVMGDEVVGVLHRVPANVVGDGVHTIEELVHEKNKDPLRGRGYKTPLEKIQIGEAEEMFLKNHAQAWSDVPPFNEVIFLRENSNISTGGDSLDFTDEIPDSYKDLAIQSAKAAGATICGVDMMIDDIKEDAAGTNYSIIEINFNPAIHIHCYPYKGKNRKADERILDLLFGE